A region of the Bacillaceae bacterium S4-13-56 genome:
TAGATGTATAATTCTCAGTCATTACTGATTGTGGCAAAGGGATCTCTCTTTCATAAACATCCTGAGGTAGTTCACTTTCTGCCAGCGTAAGCTCTCCAGGAAGTGTTGGCGAGAACCGTCCCCACCAACATACAGCATACGGCCTTTTGTTCACATTTTCGCAATAAAGTTGTTAC
Encoded here:
- a CDS encoding Hsp20 family protein: MNKRPYAVCWWGRFSPTLPGELTLAESELPQDVYEREIPLPQSVMTENYTSSLEDGVLSYTFHKRKKQSKDKDVDNPINIPFHF